The following proteins come from a genomic window of Paucimonas lemoignei:
- the rbsC gene encoding ribose ABC transporter permease, with protein MKTSTPSHTLPSASKRSGTWLGLGTYLGLAGALLAMIVLFSLLSDHFLSYSTFSTLANQIPDLMVLAVGMTFVLIIGGIDLSVGSVLALAASAVSVAIISWGWSVFPAAILGMACAALAGTITGSITVAWRIPSFIVSLGVLEMARGVAYQMTNSRTAYIGDAFAWLSDPIAFGVAPSFIIALLVIVIAQAVLTRTVFGRYLIGIGTNEEAVRLAGINPKPYKILVFSLMGLLAGVAALFQISRLEAADPNAGSGLELQVIAAVVIGGTSLMGGRGSIISTFFGVLIISVLAAGLAQIGATEPTKRIITGAVIVIAVVLDTYRSHRAKRQV; from the coding sequence ATGAAAACTTCCACCCCGTCACACACGCTGCCTTCAGCCAGCAAACGCAGCGGCACCTGGCTTGGCCTGGGAACATACCTGGGTCTGGCGGGCGCGCTGCTGGCGATGATTGTGCTGTTTTCACTGCTCAGCGACCATTTCCTGTCCTATAGCACCTTCAGCACCCTGGCTAACCAGATCCCTGACTTGATGGTGCTCGCGGTCGGCATGACCTTTGTGCTGATCATCGGCGGGATCGATCTGTCGGTCGGGTCAGTGCTGGCACTGGCGGCGTCGGCCGTCAGTGTGGCGATCATCAGCTGGGGCTGGAGCGTGTTCCCGGCCGCCATTCTGGGCATGGCTTGCGCGGCATTGGCGGGCACCATCACCGGCTCGATCACGGTGGCCTGGCGTATCCCGTCATTCATCGTGTCTTTGGGCGTGCTGGAAATGGCCCGGGGCGTGGCGTACCAGATGACCAACTCCCGCACGGCCTACATTGGCGATGCGTTTGCCTGGTTATCCGACCCGATTGCTTTTGGTGTTGCGCCATCGTTCATCATCGCGCTGCTGGTGATTGTGATTGCCCAAGCGGTGCTGACCCGGACCGTGTTCGGCCGTTACCTGATCGGCATTGGCACTAACGAAGAAGCGGTGCGTCTGGCGGGCATCAACCCCAAGCCCTACAAGATTCTGGTGTTTTCCCTGATGGGGCTGTTGGCAGGGGTTGCGGCGTTGTTCCAGATCTCTCGTCTGGAAGCCGCTGACCCCAACGCAGGCTCGGGGCTGGAGTTGCAGGTGATTGCCGCCGTGGTCATCGGCGGTACCAGCCTGATGGGAGGGCGCGGGTCGATCATCAGCACCTTCTTCGGTGTCTTGATCATTTCGGTTCTGGCCGCAGGCCTTGCACAAATCGGTGCCACGGAGCCGACCAAGCGGATCATTACCGGTGCCGTGATCGTGATCGCCGTTGTGCTGGATACTTACCGCAGTCACCGCGCAAAGCGTCAGGTCTGA
- the rbsR_2 gene encoding ribose operon repressor: MATIKDVAALAGISYTTVSHVLNKSRPVSDQVRLKVEAAIAQLDYVPSAVARSLKAKSTSTIGLLIPNGINPYFAELARGIEDYCERNGFCVILCNSDDDPQKQRSYLRVLLEKRVDGLIVSSVGGDEGLAGGFVAVRTPMVVVDRELEDVEADLVRIDHEVGGYLATRHLIDLGHRHIACISGPDHTSVARLRLCGYQRAMQQAQIEILPHWVIASDFTSPGGYQAAATLLANDPPTAIFAGNDMIGIGVLRAAAERGIGVPQQLSVVGFDDIQMSRYVYPALTTVGQSILQLGETAAQMLLRRITGPFDGAVQQLVVAPGIVLRESTAPPANLFNELR, encoded by the coding sequence ATGGCAACCATCAAAGACGTCGCCGCGCTGGCAGGGATTTCCTACACGACGGTGTCCCACGTGTTGAACAAGAGCCGGCCGGTCAGTGATCAGGTCCGGCTCAAGGTCGAAGCTGCCATCGCCCAGCTGGACTATGTGCCCAGCGCGGTTGCCCGCTCTCTCAAGGCTAAATCCACCTCGACCATTGGCCTGTTGATTCCCAACGGCATCAACCCGTATTTCGCCGAGCTGGCGCGCGGTATCGAGGATTACTGTGAGCGCAATGGTTTCTGCGTGATCCTGTGCAATTCCGACGATGACCCGCAAAAGCAGCGCAGCTACCTGCGCGTATTGCTGGAGAAACGCGTCGATGGCTTGATCGTATCCTCGGTGGGCGGCGATGAAGGCCTGGCAGGAGGCTTTGTGGCCGTGCGCACGCCAATGGTAGTGGTCGACCGTGAACTGGAAGACGTCGAAGCTGACCTGGTGCGCATCGACCATGAGGTGGGTGGCTACCTGGCAACCCGGCATCTGATCGATCTGGGTCATCGCCACATCGCCTGCATCAGTGGACCGGACCACACCAGCGTGGCCCGGTTGCGGCTGTGCGGGTATCAGCGTGCCATGCAGCAAGCGCAGATCGAGATCCTGCCGCATTGGGTCATCGCCAGTGACTTCACCAGCCCGGGTGGCTATCAAGCGGCTGCGACCTTGCTGGCCAATGATCCGCCCACGGCCATTTTTGCCGGTAACGACATGATCGGCATCGGCGTGCTTCGCGCTGCCGCCGAACGCGGTATCGGCGTGCCGCAACAGCTTTCCGTGGTGGGGTTTGACGATATTCAGATGAGCCGCTACGTGTACCCGGCGTTGACCACTGTGGGGCAGTCGATCCTGCAGTTGGGTGAGACGGCTGCACAAATGCTGCTGCGCAGGATCACCGGCCCCTTTGACGGTGCTGTCCAGCAGTTGGTCGTCGCCCCCGGTATCGTGTTGCGTGAATCAACTGCTCCACCTGCCAACCTATTCAATGAATTGCGCTGA
- the rbsK gene encoding carbohydrate kinase PfkB, protein MISTKSAHDMQANVVVVGSLNMDLVTRAPRMPVPGETLTGDSFETVPGGKGANQAVAAARLGASVAMIGCVGEDAYGEHLRRALLDEQIDCQGVTTVAGACTGIAAITVDAKGQNAIVIVAGANGCLTPERVQGFDGLLASADVVICQLEVPTQSVAYALGRARELGKTVILNPAPAAAPLPSQWYPLIDYLIPNESEAAVLTGVVVDSLASAETAAKVLLTAGAGKVIVTLGAQGALFASVRGVVHFPAPQVTAVDSTAAGDTFVGGFAAALAQGRSEIQAIRFAQAAAALSVTRPGAQPSIPTFAELTDTDPA, encoded by the coding sequence ATGATTTCGACCAAGAGTGCCCACGACATGCAAGCCAACGTAGTAGTGGTCGGTAGTTTGAACATGGATCTGGTGACCCGCGCGCCTCGCATGCCAGTGCCCGGCGAGACCCTGACCGGCGATTCTTTTGAAACAGTGCCCGGCGGCAAGGGCGCCAACCAGGCCGTTGCAGCGGCCCGCCTTGGCGCCTCAGTCGCGATGATCGGCTGCGTGGGCGAAGACGCCTATGGCGAGCACTTGCGCCGCGCTTTACTCGATGAACAGATCGACTGCCAAGGCGTAACCACAGTGGCGGGTGCCTGCACCGGTATCGCCGCGATCACGGTGGACGCCAAGGGCCAGAATGCAATCGTCATTGTCGCGGGCGCCAATGGCTGTCTGACACCTGAGCGGGTGCAGGGCTTCGATGGGCTGCTCGCCAGTGCTGACGTAGTCATCTGCCAACTGGAAGTGCCGACGCAGAGTGTTGCCTATGCCTTGGGCAGGGCTCGGGAGCTGGGCAAGACGGTCATCCTCAATCCGGCACCGGCTGCGGCACCTTTGCCCAGTCAGTGGTATCCGCTGATTGATTACCTGATACCCAATGAAAGCGAAGCCGCAGTGCTCACCGGGGTTGTGGTGGATTCACTCGCGTCAGCTGAGACAGCCGCCAAGGTGCTGCTGACAGCAGGGGCGGGCAAGGTGATCGTGACGCTCGGTGCGCAGGGGGCGCTGTTTGCGTCCGTCAGAGGTGTGGTGCATTTTCCGGCGCCCCAGGTTACGGCGGTGGACAGCACGGCTGCCGGTGATACCTTCGTCGGTGGATTCGCCGCCGCTCTGGCGCAGGGTCGCAGCGAAATCCAGGCGATCCGCTTTGCCCAGGCTGCCGCTGCCTTGTCTGTCACACGCCCAGGCGCGCAGCCTTCAATACCCACCTTTGCAGAACTCACGGACACCGACCCGGCATGA
- the rbsD gene encoding D-ribose pyranase: MKKTPLLNIALSRVIASLGHGDILMIVDAGMPIPPGVELIDLALTRGVPDFVSVLDTVLTEMQVESHVLAEEIMFKKPPALSVIEGLSLDGELGEQRLLSHEALKALSKNARAIVRTGECEPYSNIALIAGVVF, from the coding sequence ATGAAAAAAACACCCTTGCTCAACATCGCGCTGTCGCGGGTCATTGCTTCCCTGGGGCATGGCGACATTCTGATGATCGTCGATGCCGGCATGCCGATCCCGCCCGGCGTCGAGCTGATCGACCTTGCGCTGACCCGTGGCGTCCCAGATTTCGTCAGTGTTCTGGACACCGTGCTCACCGAAATGCAGGTGGAGAGCCATGTGCTGGCCGAGGAAATCATGTTCAAAAAGCCGCCCGCGCTGAGCGTCATTGAAGGCCTGAGCCTGGACGGTGAGCTGGGCGAGCAGCGGCTACTCAGCCATGAAGCCTTGAAGGCACTGAGCAAAAACGCACGGGCGATCGTCCGCACCGGCGAGTGTGAGCCTTACAGCAATATCGCGTTGATTGCCGGCGTGGTGTTCTGA
- the rihB gene encoding inosine/uridine-preferring nucleoside hydrolase, which produces MQWTQLFKQLFRSALLLATLSVSVAQAVERRDLIIDTDPGADDVVALLLALASPAELNVMAITTVAGNVRIDKTSRNARLAREWAGREEVPVYAGAPRPLVRTPIYAENVHGQEGLPGVPVFEPKQGLASGNAVSYLIETLRKAKPHSITIAMLGPQTNLALALTQDPEIIQGIKEVVVMGGAHFNGGNITPVAEFNLFADPHAAQVVLASGVKLTYLPLDVTHKILTSEQRLNQIAALNNQAGKLVGSILNEYVKLDMVHYGLPGGPVHDASVIAWLLKPELFSGRQINVAIDTREGVGFGQTVADWYGTLGHEKNVFWVEDGDAQGFFDLLTERLSRLK; this is translated from the coding sequence ATGCAATGGACCCAACTCTTCAAACAGCTATTTCGGAGCGCACTGCTTTTGGCCACTCTCAGCGTGAGCGTCGCACAGGCCGTCGAACGACGGGATCTGATCATTGACACCGATCCGGGCGCCGACGATGTCGTGGCCCTGCTGCTGGCGCTGGCATCGCCGGCCGAATTGAATGTCATGGCGATCACCACCGTGGCAGGCAACGTCCGTATCGACAAGACCTCGCGCAACGCCAGACTGGCTCGGGAGTGGGCCGGGCGCGAGGAGGTGCCGGTGTATGCTGGCGCGCCACGCCCTTTGGTGCGCACCCCAATCTACGCCGAGAACGTACACGGCCAGGAAGGTTTGCCAGGCGTTCCCGTGTTTGAGCCCAAACAGGGGCTGGCCAGCGGCAATGCGGTGTCTTACCTGATCGAGACCTTGCGCAAGGCCAAGCCACACAGCATCACCATCGCGATGCTCGGGCCGCAGACCAACCTGGCACTGGCGCTGACCCAGGATCCGGAAATCATTCAAGGCATCAAGGAAGTGGTGGTGATGGGGGGCGCGCACTTCAATGGCGGCAATATCACCCCGGTGGCCGAATTCAACCTGTTTGCCGACCCGCACGCTGCCCAGGTGGTCCTGGCCAGTGGCGTCAAGCTGACCTACCTGCCGCTGGACGTGACCCACAAGATCCTCACCAGCGAACAGCGCCTTAACCAGATCGCCGCGCTGAACAATCAGGCGGGCAAGCTGGTGGGCAGCATTCTCAATGAATACGTGAAGCTCGACATGGTCCACTACGGCTTGCCGGGCGGCCCGGTGCATGACGCCAGCGTGATTGCCTGGCTGCTCAAGCCTGAATTGTTCTCGGGCAGGCAGATCAACGTTGCGATTGATACCCGCGAAGGCGTCGGCTTCGGCCAGACCGTCGCGGACTGGTATGGCACGCTAGGTCACGAAAAGAACGTGTTCTGGGTGGAGGACGGCGACGCGCAAGGCTTTTTCGATCTGCTGACCGAGCGACTTTCGCGTTTGAAGTGA
- a CDS encoding lipoprotein, producing the protein MPWKLSSVGLVVAVSLLAGCSSTPESPAKESPTQSMSGRCDAAGAQFAVGQQASAALLAQARSKAGAQDARFISPNDVLTLEYRSERVNLNTDANGKVTRVNCG; encoded by the coding sequence ATGCCGTGGAAATTGTCTTCAGTTGGGTTGGTTGTTGCCGTGTCACTGCTGGCAGGGTGCAGCAGCACGCCTGAATCTCCGGCTAAAGAATCGCCGACCCAGTCGATGTCGGGTCGCTGCGATGCCGCAGGCGCGCAGTTTGCGGTCGGTCAGCAAGCTTCTGCCGCGTTACTGGCACAAGCGCGCAGCAAGGCCGGCGCACAGGATGCTCGCTTCATCAGCCCGAATGATGTGCTCACCCTTGAGTACCGTTCTGAGCGCGTCAATCTCAATACAGACGCCAACGGTAAGGTGACCAGGGTCAACTGCGGCTGA
- the thrS gene encoding threonine--tRNA ligase produces the protein MPTITLPDGSQRSFDHAVTVAEVALSIGAGLAKATVAGKVDGQLVDASDLIEKDASLQIITPKDQEGLEIIRHSCAHLVGHAVKQLYPTAKMVIGPVIDDGFYYDIAYERPFTPDDMAAIEQRMQQLIEKDYDVIKKVTPRAEVIDVFTARNEDYKLRLVEDMPEQQTMGLYYHEEYVDMCRGPHVPNTRFLKSFKLTKLSGAYWRGDAKNEQLQRVYGTAWADKKQLAAYIQRIEEAEKRDHRKIGKRLGLFHTQEEAPGMVFWHPQGWTLYQVLEQYMRKVQQQNGYLEIKTPQVVDRSLWEKSGHWANYADNMFTTESESRDYAIKPMNCPCHVQVFNQGLKSYRELPLRLAEFGACHRNEPSGALHGIMRVRGFTQDDAHIFCTEDQMQAESAAFIKLTLDVYADFGFKDIELKLSTRPEKRVGSDELWDRAESALASALDSAGLPYDLQPGEGAFYGPKIEFSLKDCLGRVWQCGTLQLDFNLPIRLSAEYVSEDNSRKHPVMLHRAILGSFERFIGILIEHYEGAFPAWLAPTQAVIMNITDKQADFALEVEKNLLESGFRAKSDLRNEKIGFKIREHTLLKVPYLLVIGDREVEMQTVAVRTREGADLGSMPVAQFAEFLAQAVSRRGRQDSE, from the coding sequence ATGCCCACCATTACTCTTCCCGACGGCAGTCAACGTTCATTCGATCATGCGGTTACCGTAGCCGAGGTCGCGCTTTCCATTGGTGCAGGTCTGGCCAAGGCAACCGTGGCTGGCAAAGTAGACGGCCAATTGGTCGATGCCAGCGATCTGATCGAAAAAGATGCAAGCCTGCAGATCATCACCCCCAAGGACCAGGAAGGGCTGGAGATCATCCGCCACTCTTGCGCTCACCTCGTGGGTCATGCCGTCAAGCAGCTGTATCCGACTGCAAAAATGGTTATCGGGCCGGTCATCGATGACGGTTTTTACTACGATATCGCTTACGAGCGCCCGTTCACGCCAGACGATATGGCGGCGATCGAGCAGCGTATGCAGCAGTTGATCGAAAAAGATTACGACGTCATCAAAAAGGTCACCCCGCGCGCCGAGGTCATCGACGTCTTTACTGCGCGCAACGAAGACTACAAGCTGCGTCTGGTTGAAGACATGCCAGAGCAACAGACCATGGGTCTGTACTATCACGAAGAATACGTCGACATGTGCCGTGGTCCGCACGTGCCGAATACTCGCTTCCTGAAATCGTTCAAGCTGACCAAGCTGTCCGGCGCCTACTGGCGTGGCGATGCCAAAAACGAGCAGCTGCAGCGTGTCTACGGCACTGCATGGGCTGACAAAAAGCAACTGGCTGCCTACATCCAGCGGATCGAAGAAGCTGAAAAGCGCGATCACCGCAAGATCGGCAAGCGCCTGGGCCTGTTCCATACTCAGGAAGAAGCGCCGGGCATGGTGTTCTGGCACCCGCAAGGCTGGACTCTGTATCAGGTACTTGAACAGTACATGCGCAAAGTGCAGCAGCAGAACGGCTACCTGGAGATCAAGACGCCACAAGTGGTCGACCGATCCCTGTGGGAAAAGTCCGGTCACTGGGCCAACTACGCCGACAACATGTTCACCACTGAGTCGGAAAGCCGCGACTACGCGATCAAGCCGATGAACTGCCCTTGCCACGTTCAGGTCTTCAACCAGGGCTTGAAGAGCTACCGTGAACTGCCGCTGCGTCTGGCCGAGTTCGGTGCCTGCCACCGTAACGAGCCGTCCGGTGCGCTGCACGGGATCATGCGCGTTCGTGGTTTTACCCAGGACGACGCGCACATCTTCTGCACTGAAGATCAGATGCAAGCCGAGTCGGCAGCCTTCATCAAGCTGACCCTGGACGTGTACGCGGATTTCGGCTTCAAGGACATCGAACTCAAGCTCTCGACTCGCCCTGAAAAGCGTGTCGGTTCCGACGAACTGTGGGATCGCGCAGAAAGTGCGCTGGCATCGGCTCTGGACAGCGCGGGTCTGCCTTACGACCTGCAACCGGGTGAAGGGGCGTTCTACGGTCCGAAAATCGAATTCTCGCTCAAAGATTGCCTCGGTCGCGTGTGGCAGTGTGGTACCTTGCAGCTCGATTTCAATCTGCCGATCCGCCTCAGCGCGGAATACGTCTCCGAAGACAACAGCCGCAAGCATCCGGTGATGTTGCACCGCGCCATTCTCGGTTCGTTCGAGCGTTTCATCGGAATTCTGATCGAGCACTACGAAGGTGCATTCCCGGCCTGGCTGGCGCCCACGCAAGCAGTGATCATGAATATCACTGATAAACAGGCAGATTTTGCCCTTGAAGTGGAAAAAAACCTCCTCGAAAGCGGGTTTCGTGCCAAGTCCGACTTGAGAAATGAAAAGATCGGCTTTAAAATCCGTGAGCATACTTTGCTCAAGGTTCCTTATCTCCTCGTGATCGGAGATCGGGAAGTTGAAATGCAAACTGTCGCTGTGCGTACACGTGAAGGCGCAGACCTTGGCTCCATGCCGGTCGCGCAATTCGCTGAATTCCTCGCACAAGCGGTTTCCCGGCGTGGTCGCCAAGATTCGGAGTAA
- the infC gene encoding translation initiation factor IF-3, whose translation MRQDKRAAPKAPINENISAREVRLIGAEGEQLGIVSIEDALLKAEEAKLDLVEISADAVPPVCKLMDYGKSIFEKKKQVAAAKKNQKQIQVKEIKFRPGTEEGDYQVKLRNLVRFLSDGDRAKVSLRFRGREMAHQELGMELLKRVEGDLLEYGSVEQHPKMEGRQLIMVIAPKKKK comes from the coding sequence ATGAGACAAGATAAACGAGCTGCACCGAAAGCCCCGATCAACGAGAATATCTCGGCACGCGAGGTTCGGTTAATTGGAGCTGAGGGTGAGCAGCTTGGGATTGTGTCAATTGAAGACGCGCTTCTTAAGGCTGAAGAGGCCAAACTGGATCTGGTAGAGATTTCTGCCGATGCAGTACCCCCTGTGTGCAAGCTGATGGACTACGGCAAATCGATCTTCGAGAAGAAGAAACAGGTTGCTGCTGCCAAGAAAAATCAGAAGCAGATCCAGGTTAAAGAAATCAAGTTTCGTCCAGGGACGGAGGAAGGGGATTACCAGGTAAAACTACGCAACCTGGTACGTTTCCTGAGTGACGGGGACAGGGCCAAGGTATCGTTGAGATTCCGCGGTCGTGAGATGGCCCACCAGGAGCTGGGCATGGAACTGTTGAAGCGGGTTGAAGGTGACCTGCTCGAATACGGTTCCGTTGAGCAGCATCCTAAGATGGAAGGACGCCAGCTGATTATGGTCATCGCCCCGAAAAAGAAGAAGTGA
- the rpmI gene encoding ribosomal protein L35 has protein sequence MPKMKTKSGAAKRFLKTANGIKHKHAFKSHILTKMSTKRKRQLRGSSLLHPSDVAKVKRMLRLC, from the coding sequence ATGCCAAAGATGAAGACTAAAAGTGGTGCAGCTAAGCGGTTTTTGAAAACCGCTAACGGCATCAAGCACAAACACGCTTTCAAAAGCCACATTCTGACCAAAATGTCGACTAAGCGTAAGCGTCAACTGCGCGGTAGCAGCTTGCTGCATCCGTCTGACGTTGCAAAAGTCAAGCGCATGCTGCGCCTTTGCTGA
- the rplT gene encoding 50S ribosomal protein L20, whose translation MARVKRGVIARKRHKKILKLAKGYYGARSRVFRVAKQAVIKAGQYAYRDRRQKKRQFRALWIARINAGARINGLSYSRFIAGLKKASIEIDRKVLADLAVNEKAAFAAIVEKAKATLA comes from the coding sequence ATGGCTCGTGTAAAGCGTGGCGTCATTGCCCGTAAGCGTCACAAAAAAATTCTGAAACTTGCTAAAGGCTACTACGGCGCGCGTTCACGCGTATTCCGTGTTGCCAAGCAAGCGGTAATCAAGGCTGGCCAATACGCCTACCGTGACCGTCGTCAGAAAAAACGTCAGTTCCGCGCTCTGTGGATCGCTCGTATCAACGCTGGTGCTCGTATCAACGGTCTGTCCTACAGCCGTTTCATCGCCGGCCTGAAAAAAGCGTCCATCGAGATCGACCGTAAGGTTCTGGCTGATCTGGCAGTGAACGAAAAAGCGGCGTTTGCTGCGATTGTCGAGAAAGCTAAAGCCACCTTGGCCTAA
- the pheS gene encoding phenylalanyl-tRNA synthetase subunit alpha yields the protein MENLDALVSQALEAVQSAEDINALEQIRVQYLGKKGELTQVMKTLGNLPAEERPQVGALINVAKERVTEVLNARKALFDEADLAAKLAAESIDVTLPGRGQTSGGLHPVTRTLERIEQFFTHIGYGIAEGPEVEDDYHNFEALNIPGHHPARSMHDTFYFNANMLLRTHTSPVQVRTMESQRPPIRIVCPGRVYRSDSDITHSPMFHQVEGLLVDRDINFADLKGTIEEFLRVFFEKELAVRFRPSYFPFTEPSAEVDMECVMCSGKGCRVCKQTGWLEVMGCGMVHPNVLRMSGIDPEEFSGFAFGMGVERLAMLRYGVNDLRLFFDNDLRFLAQFR from the coding sequence ATGGAAAACCTGGACGCGCTGGTCTCGCAAGCTCTTGAGGCTGTGCAGAGCGCTGAAGATATCAATGCCCTGGAGCAAATCCGGGTTCAATACCTTGGCAAAAAGGGTGAGTTGACTCAGGTGATGAAGACCCTGGGGAATTTGCCGGCAGAAGAGCGCCCGCAAGTCGGCGCGCTGATCAACGTTGCCAAGGAGCGTGTCACAGAGGTTCTCAATGCGCGCAAGGCGTTGTTCGACGAGGCGGATCTTGCCGCCAAGCTCGCCGCCGAGTCCATTGATGTAACCCTGCCTGGCCGCGGTCAGACCTCGGGTGGCCTGCATCCTGTTACCCGTACTCTGGAACGTATCGAACAATTCTTCACCCACATTGGCTACGGCATCGCCGAAGGCCCTGAGGTAGAAGACGATTACCATAACTTCGAGGCGCTCAACATCCCAGGCCACCACCCGGCCCGGTCGATGCACGACACCTTCTATTTCAATGCAAACATGCTGCTGCGCACCCATACCTCTCCGGTACAGGTGCGCACCATGGAATCCCAGCGTCCGCCGATCCGCATCGTTTGCCCAGGTCGCGTGTACCGTAGCGACTCGGATATCACCCACTCGCCAATGTTCCACCAGGTCGAAGGCCTGCTGGTTGATCGCGATATCAACTTCGCCGATCTCAAAGGGACTATCGAGGAATTCCTGCGGGTGTTCTTCGAAAAGGAACTGGCCGTGCGTTTCCGTCCTTCCTACTTCCCGTTCACCGAGCCTTCCGCTGAAGTCGATATGGAATGCGTGATGTGCAGCGGTAAAGGCTGCCGTGTCTGCAAACAGACAGGCTGGCTGGAAGTGATGGGCTGCGGCATGGTCCACCCGAACGTGTTGCGTATGTCCGGCATCGACCCTGAAGAGTTCTCGGGCTTTGCTTTCGGTATGGGCGTGGAGCGTTTGGCAATGCTGCGTTACGGCGTGAACGACTTGCGTCTGTTCTTCGACAACGACTTGCGGTTCCTCGCGCAATTTCGCTGA